The Aeromonas veronii genome includes the window TCGGCGGCGCCGAACTGACCCGAAACGGTCAACATTGGCAGCTGGATGCCAACCAGCCCCCCCACTGCCTGCACGGCGGCCGCGATGGCTTTCATCGCCGCCGCTGGCAGCGGGTTCGGCAGACCAGCGACAGCATCAGCCTGAGCCTGGTCTCTCCGGCGGGGGATCAGGGCTTCCCCGGTCAGCTGCGGGTCACGCTGACCTATCGGCTGGAGGGGCAGGATCTGGTGATCGATTTCGAGGCCAAGAGCGATGCCCCCACCCCGGTCAGCCTCACCAGCCACGCCTATTTCAACCTGGATGGGGACAGCCCCGCTGGGGATGTGCGTCAGCATGCCATCACCCTGCGGGCGAACAGCTTCCTGCCCACCGATGCCAGCGGGTTGCCGCTGGCCATCACCCCGGTGGAGGGCCCCTTCGATCTGCGCGCCGAGCGCCCTATCGGCCAGGCCTGGCTGAGCCATGCCCAGCAGATGCAGGCCAAGGGGTACGATCACGCCTATCTGCTGCATGGGGCGGAGCAGCAGGGCAAGTCCGGGCAGACCTGGGCGGCCCGCGTGCGTTCCGCCGATCGGCAGCTGGCGATGGAGGTCTATACCAATCAGCCCTCCTTGCAGTTCTACAGCGGCAACTGGCTCGCCAACACACCGGATCGCACCGGCCGGGGCTACGGGGATCACGCCGGCTTCTGCCTGGAGGCGCAGCAGTTGCCGGACAGCCCGAATCGCCCGGCGCTGGGGGATCCCTGGCTGCTGCCGGGCCAGCGTTATCACCACCAAACCCGTTACCGTTTTATTCCCGCCGGCTGATGCCGCCCTGGCCCGTGTCTCAGGAAGCGGGCCAGGGGCCATCAGCGTCGAATCGACACAGGAGTCTTGATGGACATGGATGCGCACTACCAGGCCGCCGCTGACCGCTATCAGCGCCAACCTTACCGACCCGCTGGCCGCCATGGCCTGCGTCTGCCCAGCATTGGCCTCGGGCTCTGGCACAACTTCGGCGAGGGGAGCGATCCCGCCAGGGTGAAGGCCATGGTGCATCAGGCGTTCGATCTGGGGATCACCCACTTCGATCTGGCCAACAACTACGGCCCCCCGCCGGGCAGCGCCGAGACCACGTTCGGCACCCTGCTCAAGGGCAGCCTGGCCCCTTATCGGGACGAGCTCATCATCGCCAGCAAGGCGGGCTATGTGATGTGGGACGGCCCCTACGGTGACGGAGGCAGCGCCAAATATCTGTTTGCCAGCCTGCACCAGAGCCTGCGCCGGCTCGGTCTCGACTATGTGGACATCTTCTATCACCACAGGCCGGATCCCCGCACGCCGCTGGAGGAAACCTGCCAGACGCTGGCGCTCATGGTCCGTCAGGGCAAGGCGCTCTACATCGGTCTCTCCAACTACCCCGCCGAGCTTGCCGCCAGGGCCGCGACCCGGCTGGCCGAGCTCGGCACCCCTTGCCTCGTGAATCAGCTCAAGTACTCCCTGTTTCAGCGGGACATCGAGGCGCAGACCCTGCCAGTCTGCCGTGAACAAGGGGTGGGCGTGGTCGCCTTCTCCCCCCTGGCGGGCGGCCTGCTGAGCGATCGCTATCTGGCCGGGATCCCGAGCGACTCTCGCGCCGCCAGCGCCAGTCCCTTCCTGCAGCCCGACCAGATCACCCCGGACAAGCTGGAGAAAATCCGCGCCCTGCACGCCCTGGCCAGGCAGCGGGGACAAGCCCTGTCACAGCTCGCCCTGCAATGGGTACTGCGGGACGCCGTGGTGAGCTGCGCCCTGATCGGTGCCAGCAGTGCGCAGCAGATTGTCAGCGCGGTGGATGCCCTGAGTCTGCCCCCCCTGGAGGCAGAGCTGCAGCAGAAGATCCTGACCATCATGGATTGAGCAGAATGTTGAGAGGGTTAATTCTTCCTTAATTATTGCCATGCCATCATGGGATGGAAAATGGCAGCAAAA containing:
- the galM gene encoding galactose-1-epimerase, encoding MTQARQAHDPLIPFELENETGLRLRGLDFGATLTSLSLLVRGERREVLLGCADEDYPAQQVWLGAVAGRFANRIGGAELTRNGQHWQLDANQPPHCLHGGRDGFHRRRWQRVRQTSDSISLSLVSPAGDQGFPGQLRVTLTYRLEGQDLVIDFEAKSDAPTPVSLTSHAYFNLDGDSPAGDVRQHAITLRANSFLPTDASGLPLAITPVEGPFDLRAERPIGQAWLSHAQQMQAKGYDHAYLLHGAEQQGKSGQTWAARVRSADRQLAMEVYTNQPSLQFYSGNWLANTPDRTGRGYGDHAGFCLEAQQLPDSPNRPALGDPWLLPGQRYHHQTRYRFIPAG
- a CDS encoding aldo/keto reductase, translating into MDAHYQAAADRYQRQPYRPAGRHGLRLPSIGLGLWHNFGEGSDPARVKAMVHQAFDLGITHFDLANNYGPPPGSAETTFGTLLKGSLAPYRDELIIASKAGYVMWDGPYGDGGSAKYLFASLHQSLRRLGLDYVDIFYHHRPDPRTPLEETCQTLALMVRQGKALYIGLSNYPAELAARAATRLAELGTPCLVNQLKYSLFQRDIEAQTLPVCREQGVGVVAFSPLAGGLLSDRYLAGIPSDSRAASASPFLQPDQITPDKLEKIRALHALARQRGQALSQLALQWVLRDAVVSCALIGASSAQQIVSAVDALSLPPLEAELQQKILTIMD